The Selenihalanaerobacter shriftii region TCTGAATTTTCAGAGCTAGGTGCTATAGAAAAACTAGTTGATACAAAAGTATATTTTACACATCCATATTCATCATGGGAAAGAGGTACCAATGAACGTCATAATGGTCTCATAAGACGTTTTATACCTAAAGGTAGAAGTATAAGTGAATTCTCCATTGAAGCCATTGGTAGAATTCAAAATTGGTGTAACACTTTGCCAAGAAAAATATTAGGATACCTAACCCCTGATGAATCTTTTGAGGATCAACTAAGAGAAATTCTATATGACTAAAATACCAAATTATTACAGTTTGAGATTAGTTCAATTTAATATTGCAATTTAGGTTATCATTATATTTAAAAAATAGCTACTTTGTGAAGGAAATTACATATTTGTGTAGTAATAGTATAATTAGTGTAATTAATAATATATAAATTAATAAGCATACGTTATATTGTAGTTATAATGATATCAATATTATCTACTATTTACATAATTGAGATAGAAGTTGATAGTAATTGTAGTAGATTTCTTAAATGAATACGGAGAAAGGAGTAACCATAATGGTAATGAGTTTTTTAACAGCACCATTTTCAAAAGACATAGGAATTGATTTAGGTACTGCTAATACATTAGTCTGCAGTGGAGGAAAAGGGGTATTGGTTTCAGAACCGTCGGTAGTTGCCATTAGAAAAGATAATAAAGAAGTTTTGAAAGTTGGTGAAGATGCCAAAAGGATGATTGGGCGTACACCAGGAAATATTATTGCTATTAGACCAATGAAAGATGGAGTTATTGCTAATTTTGAAGTTACAGAAAAGATGTTAAAGTATTTTATAAATAAAGTTCATAAAAGAAAAAGGCTAATAAGGCCAAGAATAATTGTTTGTATTCCTTCTGGAGTTACTGAGGTCGAGAAGAGGGCAGTGATAGAAGCGGCTTTACAAGCAGGGGCTAGAGAGGCTTATTTAATTGAGGAACCTATGGCTGCAGCTATTGGTGCAGGTTTACCAATTGATAAACCAACAGGAAATATGATAGTAGATATTGGAGGAGGTACTACTGAAGTAGCGGTTATTTCTTTAGGAGGTATAGTTAATAAACAATCAATTAAGGTTGCTGGTGATGAAATGGATGAAGCTATTGTAAATTATATTAAGGATAAATATAGATTAATGACTGGAGAAAGAACTGCTGAATCTATAAAGATGGATATCGGGACAGTTTATGAAGCAGATGTAAAGGATAGATTAGATATAAGAGGAAGAGATTTAGTAAGTGGTTTACCAAAGACAATTCAGCTTAGTGCTGTTGAAGTAAAAGAAGCATTAATTGAACCAGTTAACGGTATAATTAGTTCAGTGAAAGAAACCTTAGAGCAGACTCCACCAGAGCTATCATCTGATATTATAGATAAAGGAATTATTATGGCAGGAGGAGGTTCATTATTGACTGGTTTAGGACAATTATTAAGTAAGGAGACAGGAATACCGGTCTATTTAGCTGAAGACCCACTTAATTGTGTTGTTCATGGTACTTGTAAGGTTTTAAATCAATTAGATTCTTTACGTGATATTTTAATTACTTCTAAGCGTATATCCTAAAATTGATATATTCTCTATAATAAACCCAGGATGATTCCTGGGTTTTCTTTATTTAAAATTAAAGGATTTTAGTAGTTGTATGTCTAATATCATTGCATGGAGTAATTTTCTATTATAATTTGCTATTTTCTGTATAGATATGTTTATATGTAAGTGCTAAGGTAAGTTTGATATTCTAGATTTTAATAAGATTATACTATAAAAGGAGGAAATAAATGGCCTTTACAGTTAGTGATATGCTCCAACTTGAATGTTTTAATGATTTTGAAGTAATTGCAGGAGAGGATGGATTAGATAGATCGATTAAAGCTGCTGATGTAATGGATGCCCCAGATGTTTATGATTGGATAATAGGTGGAGAAGTTATTATTACTACGGCATATGTTATGAAAGATGATCCTATGGCAATGAAAAATTTAATTATAAAATTAGAAGAATCTGGAGCTGCTGCTTTATGTATTAAACTTAAAAGGTTTATAGATGAATTACCTAATGAAGTTTTAGAAATAGCAAATCAATTAAATTTTCCAATAATATTTGTACCATTTCGCTATTTATTTTCAGAAATCATTAATCCTTTATTATCAGAAGTTATAAATAAACAGGCAAAAAAATTATCCATTTCTGAAAAAATTCATAAATCTTTTACACAGTTAGTAATTGACGGTGGAGAAATTGAACAAATTCTTGATACTTTATTAGAGCTTATTAATAGAGATATTCTTTTTCACGATTTTTATTTTGATAAAAATTATATTAAATCATCGTCAGATAAGTTTAAAAGGAATGTAAAATCACTTTCTTTAGATGAAATTTTAGCTAAATATGAACATTATTCTATAAAAATAGATAATGATATTTATGGATATTTAATTTTATCAGATGAATATAATAGAGCAGATAATGAGATTAATGAGAAGTCATATGAAGAAATTTCTTTAGAACATGCAATGACGGTATTAAAATTGAATATTCAAAAGAAGATATCTAATCATCAAATAGAAGCTAAATATAGAGATCTTTTTATACATGACTTGATTTTTAATAATATTAAAGAAGTAGAAGAAGTCAAAAAAAGAGCTAATTTATATGATTGGGAATTTAATGATGGATTAGTTACTATAATTATTGAGATTAATAATTTTAATGAAAAATATTTGGAAAATTCTCAAAAACTTAATCAAACATTAGAAAATGTAAGACATAATATTTTCTTTAAAGCTGACAGGATTATTAAGAACACATTTTTTAAAGCTGTTTATACTACTTTTAGCGATAATATCGTCTTTCTTGTTCAAGACTGTGGTGAGAAAGAGTTTATGAAAGTTATAAAAAAAGCTACTCATAAAATACAAAATATTATTGAAGATGACACTGAATTTAAAGTAAGTATAGGAGTTGGTAGCTATAAGCAATCAATAATGGATATTCATGAAAGCTATGTTGAGGCACAAAATGCCATAAAAATAAGTAGGAATTTTAAGAAGGATAAAATTATATTTTATGATAATCTAGGGGTTTATAAAATATTAGAAAAAGTTTCTGATGTTGCTTCTGTTCAGGAATTTTATATTTCGTGTTTAGGGGACTTGATTAAGTATGATAATGAAAATAATGCTAATTTATTGGACACTTTAGAGAAATTAGTTCACAATGACTGGAGTATAAAAAAGACTGCCAATGAACTTTATATTCATTATAATACTGTTAAATATAGAATTAAAAGAATTGGTGAAATATTAGAGGTTGACTTACAAGATCCAGAACAGAAGTTTAATATTGCTTTTTCATTAAAATTATTAAGATTAAATAATAATTAGTTTTAATAAATGATCAGCTTTTTGACTAATTATTTCAATTAAATAAAAGATATCTAGGAGGTAGATAATGTGGAGAATAAACAAAATAATCAACCGGCAAGTGCTTTAAATTCACCGAGATTTTGTAATACAGGTACATTTATGCGTTTGCCTAAATTGGAAATGACAGAAGACTTAGATTTTGCTGTTGTTGGAGTACCTTTTGATACTGCTAGTTCATTTAGGACAGGTTCAAGATTTGGACCAAGTGCTATTAGAAATATGTCGGCGCTTATTAAACCAAATAATGTGCATTTAGAGGTAAATGTTTTAGAAAATTTAAATGGTGCAGATTATGGAGATGTTAATATTATCCCTGGTTACATTGAACCAACTTTTAAAAAAATTGAAGAAGAATTAGGAGAAATAATTAGTAATGGAATAATTCCTATAATATTTGGTGGAGATCATTCAATTTCACTTCCAAACTTAAGAGCTATAGCTAAGCAACATGGACCAGTTGCAATGGTACATCTTGATTCACATGCTGATATAAATGATGAGGTATTTGGACAAAAGTATAATCATGGAACTCCATTCCGGCGGGCAGTAGAAGAAGGACTGATTGATCCTGCTCATACGATTCAAATTGGAATGAGAGGTTCATTATATGATCCAGATGAACATAAAATTGCTGAAAAAGAATTAGGATTTAGGCTTATACCTGCCCATGAAGTTAGAGAAATAGGTATTGATACTACAATAGAAGAAATTAGAAATAGAGTGGGAGATAGAAAAGTATTTTTAACTTTTGATATTGATTTTATTGATCCTGCTTATGCTCCTGGGACAGGAACTCCTGAAGTGGGCGGTTTCACATCGGCTGAAACATTAAAGATTATTCGTGCACTTAAAGAATTGAATTTTGTTGGTTGTGATATTGTTGAAGTTGCTCCACAATATGATCCAACAGATATGACAGCTTTTATGGCAGCTAATTTAGGATTTGAATTTAT contains the following coding sequences:
- a CDS encoding PucR family transcriptional regulator encodes the protein MAFTVSDMLQLECFNDFEVIAGEDGLDRSIKAADVMDAPDVYDWIIGGEVIITTAYVMKDDPMAMKNLIIKLEESGAAALCIKLKRFIDELPNEVLEIANQLNFPIIFVPFRYLFSEIINPLLSEVINKQAKKLSISEKIHKSFTQLVIDGGEIEQILDTLLELINRDILFHDFYFDKNYIKSSSDKFKRNVKSLSLDEILAKYEHYSIKIDNDIYGYLILSDEYNRADNEINEKSYEEISLEHAMTVLKLNIQKKISNHQIEAKYRDLFIHDLIFNNIKEVEEVKKRANLYDWEFNDGLVTIIIEINNFNEKYLENSQKLNQTLENVRHNIFFKADRIIKNTFFKAVYTTFSDNIVFLVQDCGEKEFMKVIKKATHKIQNIIEDDTEFKVSIGVGSYKQSIMDIHESYVEAQNAIKISRNFKKDKIIFYDNLGVYKILEKVSDVASVQEFYISCLGDLIKYDNENNANLLDTLEKLVHNDWSIKKTANELYIHYNTVKYRIKRIGEILEVDLQDPEQKFNIAFSLKLLRLNNN
- the speB gene encoding agmatinase → MENKQNNQPASALNSPRFCNTGTFMRLPKLEMTEDLDFAVVGVPFDTASSFRTGSRFGPSAIRNMSALIKPNNVHLEVNVLENLNGADYGDVNIIPGYIEPTFKKIEEELGEIISNGIIPIIFGGDHSISLPNLRAIAKQHGPVAMVHLDSHADINDEVFGQKYNHGTPFRRAVEEGLIDPAHTIQIGMRGSLYDPDEHKIAEKELGFRLIPAHEVREIGIDTTIEEIRNRVGDRKVFLTFDIDFIDPAYAPGTGTPEVGGFTSAETLKIIRALKELNFVGCDIVEVAPQYDPTDMTAFMAANLGFEFISILASKKKVTQ
- a CDS encoding IS30 family transposase, translated to SEFSELGAIEKLVDTKVYFTHPYSSWERGTNERHNGLIRRFIPKGRSISEFSIEAIGRIQNWCNTLPRKILGYLTPDESFEDQLREILYD
- a CDS encoding rod shape-determining protein, which translates into the protein MVMSFLTAPFSKDIGIDLGTANTLVCSGGKGVLVSEPSVVAIRKDNKEVLKVGEDAKRMIGRTPGNIIAIRPMKDGVIANFEVTEKMLKYFINKVHKRKRLIRPRIIVCIPSGVTEVEKRAVIEAALQAGAREAYLIEEPMAAAIGAGLPIDKPTGNMIVDIGGGTTEVAVISLGGIVNKQSIKVAGDEMDEAIVNYIKDKYRLMTGERTAESIKMDIGTVYEADVKDRLDIRGRDLVSGLPKTIQLSAVEVKEALIEPVNGIISSVKETLEQTPPELSSDIIDKGIIMAGGGSLLTGLGQLLSKETGIPVYLAEDPLNCVVHGTCKVLNQLDSLRDILITSKRIS